The following coding sequences lie in one Candidatus Deferrimicrobiaceae bacterium genomic window:
- a CDS encoding DUF1820 family protein, whose amino-acid sequence MKSKRVYRVIFQNQGNVYELYARKVSQGDLFSFVEVEDILFGERGGVLVDPSEERLKSEFSGVKSTYIPLQAIVRIDEVEKEGVNKIIAAVGPKDNITPFPLPLSPLGGKPPKG is encoded by the coding sequence ATGAAGTCCAAGCGCGTCTATCGCGTGATCTTCCAGAACCAGGGGAACGTCTACGAGCTTTATGCCCGAAAGGTGAGCCAGGGCGATCTGTTCTCTTTCGTCGAGGTGGAGGACATCCTGTTCGGGGAGCGCGGCGGAGTGCTTGTGGACCCCTCGGAGGAGAGGCTCAAGTCGGAGTTTTCGGGCGTCAAAAGCACCTACATTCCGCTGCAGGCGATCGTGAGGATCGATGAGGTGGAAAAGGAAGGGGTGAACAAGATCATCGCCGCCGTCGGACCCAAGGACAACATAACGCCCTTCCCCTTGCCGCTTAGCCCTCTGGGAGGCAAACCCCCCAAAGGTTGA